Sequence from the Chelonoidis abingdonii isolate Lonesome George chromosome 1, CheloAbing_2.0, whole genome shotgun sequence genome:
TGACATACTCTACTTCATTAGAGTGCCCCTGAGCGTTCAGTCGTACTTGGGAATGCTTGATGGGGGACATGTAACAATTTTTAAGTTAGTCTCATGagtttttgttcttgttcttgtGCCCCTTTGGTGGTTGTTAATAGGAAATACTTGATGGTGATGTAACCAGGTGTGATACTGACCCTTTTAATGGCCATGAGCAGGGTCCCTAAGCCTGCCATCATCTCTGGATGGAACGAGAGGAAGAGCCGTGTGCTCCAGTTCTCCAGGACTCCGAGGAAAGGGAGATCCTCTTTGGGGCCTCCACAGGTGAGGAATAAGTTAAGCCAACTCAGAAATTGCTGGAAATccaactttttgtttcatttaaaaccCTTGCCGTACTGTCGTATCTTCTCTGCATTGGGATTACAGCCAGCAATTATTTCTGGCAAGCCTCACTTACGGTTTTCCACCAGTCTTGACTGACTTCTGGCCAGagttctgtttttccttctccccctcctcccctaaaCTTTCTCTAAATGTTCATTTGAGGTTTTGAAGCAAAATTGCCCTCTCCTCATTGGGGAatggctgtttttctttttctttttcttttttttttttttttggtggcatgGGGGTTAGGATTTTCCTTCTCACATCCAGTCTTACATTTTAATTAGTTGATTCATACTCTCTGCAATTTCCCTTTCTTAGATTTCCTTTCTACCAAACACTCATGTCTGGCTTCTATTTATTCAAGGAGACAGTGAGAGTGTGAATGAGCATGAGGAGAAGAACCCCCAGGAAGATGGTCCTGAGAATGTGGAACAGTGTGGGACAATATCAGAGGGGTTTGAAGAGAATGTCTTCCAGAGCCCTGATGAGGAGGAGGCCTATGAGGGCCAGTACATGTCAGAAACGCAGCAGGGAGACCTTCCTGGTAAGATACTGGGTAACTCCATTCATCCAGAAAGGGATTTGGAGACTCTCCAAGGTATCATCATCCACCAGAGAATTCCTATAGGGGAGAGACCCTATGTATATACTGAATGTGGGGAGGGCTTCAGTCAGAGTTTGAACCTTACACAGCATGAGATAACACAAACGGGAGAGAAACCTCATAAATGTACTGAATGTAACAAAAGTTTCAGTTGGCGCTCAGACCTAATTAAAcaccagagaacccacacaggtGAGAAACCCTACATATGTAGTGAATGTGGGGAAAACTTTAGTGTGAGCTCTCACCTTTTCACTCACaagagaacccacacaggagagagacccttcCTTTGTAAcgaatgtgggaaaagcttcagccgGAACTCTCACCTTATTAACCACCAaagaatccacactggagagaagcCCTTTGAATGTGCtcagtgtgggaagagcttcagtgATTTCTCAACACTTACCCAGCACCAGAGGACCCATACGGGTGAAAAACCCTACGTATGTGTTGAATGCGGGAAAAGCTTCATCCAGAGCTCACACCTCGTCAGGCAccggagaatccacacaggagagaaaccctataaatgtgctgagtgtgggaaaagctttcgATACAAGAGTCACCTTGCCCAACACCATAAACTCCACATGGATTAGAAAGCACAGCCATGAGAGCCCCTGTCCTGCTCACAGAAACTGATGCATAAATTATTATATGGTGTGATGACATTGAGAAGGAACTGCAAAGGGAGGGGGCACATTCTTAGTGCAGGTAGATTGTTCTAGGATGGATGGGGGCGCTGAGTGTTGGGAATGAGTTTGATGTTGATAGGAATAAATCATTTGCAGATCGGGGGGAACAAGATGAGAGAGGCAGCTGGGGGAGTTGATCATTTGGGATTCAGagggctgggaggtgggaggaatTAGGTTGCGGAAGGAATTTGGTGCTAAGGAACATTGTttggagtacagcaaaatagcgGGGCAAGAGGGGAAATATATATTTCATTGTCTTATTAAGAAGTCAAAAATGATAAATTAGGCTCCAAGACAGATACCTGCCTCATAAGATGTCAGAGACAGTGTCCTGGGAAATGCCTCACTTTCTGAACTGAGGAAGACAAAGTGCCCTTTGTTCTCTCTGGCATTGTCTCCAGCAATGGTTTCCTCATTTTAGATTATATTTATTTGTAGCTGCTATTTTAGGAGCTCAGTTAAATCTGGGCAAAAATGTCCCAGTTTTCTGGTACATGTTATAATATCTAATTTTCTGTTGCGTTGTATCTCCCCCTctgaaataaaacttttttttttaaaaaaaataccctatGTTCTCCCATCTTCTCTCCTACTGTCCTGTTTCTAGGGTAGAATGGCCCTATATAGCTTACAGTCAACTTCACTGAAAAGGAACAAAGCAGTCTTGTTAGGGCCTGTCTAGACTAGAAGAATAAACTGGTGTTAGCAAACACCTTTGCTA
This genomic interval carries:
- the ZNF697 gene encoding zinc finger protein 697 isoform X3, translating into MEREEEPCAPVLQDSEEREILFGASTGDSESVNEHEEKNPQEDGPENVEQCGTISEGFEENVFQSPDEEEAYEGQYMSETQQGDLPGSRRC
- the ZNF697 gene encoding zinc finger protein 697 isoform X1 → MEREEEPCAPVLQDSEEREILFGASTGDSESVNEHEEKNPQEDGPENVEQCGTISEGFEENVFQSPDEEEAYEGQYMSETQQGDLPGKILGNSIHPERDLETLQGIIIHQRIPIGERPYVYTECGEGFSQSLNLTQHEITQTGEKPHKCTECNKSFSWRSDLIKHQRTHTGEKPYICSECGENFSVSSHLFTHKRTHTGERPFLCNECGKSFSRNSHLINHQRIHTGEKPFECAQCGKSFSDFSTLTQHQRTHTGEKPYVCVECGKSFIQSSHLVRHRRIHTGEKPYKCAECGKSFRYKSHLAQHHKLHMD
- the ZNF697 gene encoding zinc finger protein 697 isoform X2, with translation MEREEEPCAPVLQDSEEREILFGASTGDSESVNEHEEKNPQEDGPENVEQCGTISEGFEENVFQSPDEEEAYEGQYMSETQQGDLPEPEHAAATAPCQPRRWERQGGHFRAVPTGVLGYQCDALQLCWGTSLKSITVLDVVLFLGFIYVVKCLPARFVITGTQRESRK